In a genomic window of Pokkaliibacter sp. MBI-7:
- a CDS encoding Na(+)-translocating NADH-quinone reductase subunit C, which translates to MAANKESVKYTVFISLVLCIVCSVVVSAAAVFLKPVQQVNKSLEKKANILAAAGIKAEPGQDVNKLFDQVIITKVVDLETGKYTDAVNPATYDQRKASKDPQMSVALTQQQDIASIKRVAKYATVYLVEKDSKLETIVLPVKGYGLWSTLYGFVALKGDLNTVVGMGFYEQGETPGLGGEVDNPAWKGLWPGKQIFADGDLQQANMPEPKIHLIKGKVDRSAPNAAHEVDGLSGATLTSNGVTHLMQFWFGQSGFGPFLKNLRAGEA; encoded by the coding sequence ATGGCTGCTAATAAAGAGAGCGTCAAATACACCGTCTTTATCTCGCTGGTGTTGTGTATTGTCTGCTCCGTGGTGGTATCTGCTGCTGCCGTGTTTCTTAAGCCGGTGCAGCAGGTAAACAAGTCGCTGGAAAAGAAAGCAAATATTCTTGCTGCTGCTGGTATCAAGGCTGAGCCAGGTCAGGATGTGAACAAGCTGTTTGATCAGGTCATCATCACCAAGGTAGTCGATCTGGAAACTGGCAAGTACACCGATGCTGTTAATCCTGCTACCTATGATCAGCGTAAAGCTTCCAAGGATCCTCAGATGTCAGTTGCTTTGACCCAGCAACAAGATATCGCCAGTATCAAGCGTGTTGCAAAGTATGCGACTGTTTATCTGGTAGAAAAGGACAGTAAGCTGGAAACCATCGTTCTGCCTGTGAAAGGCTATGGACTCTGGTCAACGCTTTACGGCTTCGTTGCTCTTAAAGGTGACCTGAATACTGTTGTAGGTATGGGATTCTATGAGCAGGGTGAAACCCCCGGACTGGGTGGTGAAGTGGATAATCCTGCCTGGAAAGGCTTGTGGCCTGGAAAGCAGATTTTTGCCGACGGTGATCTGCAGCAGGCAAACATGCCGGAGCCTAAAATTCATCTGATCAAAGGCAAGGTTGATCGCAGTGCTCCTAATGCTGCCCACGAAGTGGATGGCCTGTCAGGTGCAACTCTTACCAGCAATGGTGTCACTCACCTGATGCAGTTCTGGTTTGGTCAGAGTGGCTTCGGTCCCTTCCTTAAAAACCTGCGTGCAGGGGAGGCCTGA
- a CDS encoding NADH:ubiquinone reductase (Na(+)-transporting) subunit B, protein MSLRNVLDKMEPHFHKGGKYEKWYALYEAVDTIFYTPGQVTKSNAHVRDVIDLKRMMIMVWLCTFPAMFYGMYNVGNQALTAIAGGATLPANWHGALISVLSGLSVDSTWDCFIYGAVYFIPVYAVTFIVGGFWEVLFAMKRGHEVNEGFFVTSVLFALTLPPTVPLWQVALGISFGVVVAKEVFGGTGKNFLNPALAGRAFLFFAYPAQMSGDAIWTAVDGFSGATPLSLAAAGGVQAITDAGITWGNAFIGHIQGSMGEVSTLAILIGGVFIMYAKIAAWRIVAGVFIGMTAMATLFNLIGSDTNPMFAVPFYWHLVLGGFAFGMIFMATDPVSASMTNTGKWFFGALIGVMCVLIRVVNPAFPEGMMLAILFGNLFAPLIDYFVVQANIKRRVLRNGC, encoded by the coding sequence ATGAGCTTGCGCAATGTATTGGATAAAATGGAGCCCCACTTCCATAAAGGTGGCAAGTATGAAAAGTGGTATGCGCTTTACGAAGCGGTCGATACCATTTTTTACACTCCTGGTCAGGTAACCAAGAGCAACGCTCACGTTCGTGACGTTATCGACCTCAAACGCATGATGATCATGGTCTGGTTGTGCACCTTCCCGGCTATGTTCTACGGCATGTATAACGTTGGTAATCAGGCTCTGACCGCCATAGCGGGCGGCGCTACTCTGCCTGCAAACTGGCATGGGGCGCTGATCAGTGTCTTGTCTGGCCTGAGTGTCGACAGTACATGGGACTGCTTCATTTACGGTGCCGTCTACTTTATTCCCGTTTATGCCGTGACCTTTATTGTCGGCGGCTTCTGGGAGGTCCTGTTCGCCATGAAGCGTGGTCATGAAGTGAACGAAGGGTTCTTCGTGACTTCCGTGCTGTTCGCTCTGACGCTGCCTCCCACTGTGCCTCTCTGGCAGGTTGCACTGGGCATCAGCTTCGGTGTGGTTGTGGCCAAGGAAGTGTTCGGTGGTACCGGTAAGAACTTCCTGAACCCTGCGCTCGCTGGGCGTGCCTTCCTGTTCTTCGCCTATCCCGCACAGATGTCGGGTGATGCAATCTGGACTGCGGTGGATGGGTTCTCTGGTGCCACACCCCTGAGCTTGGCGGCTGCGGGTGGTGTTCAGGCCATTACTGATGCCGGTATTACCTGGGGTAACGCTTTCATCGGGCACATTCAGGGTTCCATGGGTGAAGTCAGTACACTGGCTATCCTGATCGGCGGCGTGTTCATCATGTACGCCAAAATTGCCGCATGGCGTATCGTTGCGGGTGTCTTCATCGGTATGACCGCTATGGCGACACTGTTTAACCTGATCGGCTCCGATACCAATCCAATGTTCGCGGTACCTTTCTACTGGCATCTGGTCCTCGGTGGTTTTGCCTTCGGTATGATTTTCATGGCTACCGACCCTGTGTCTGCCTCCATGACCAATACCGGCAAGTGGTTCTTCGGCGCTCTGATTGGTGTGATGTGTGTGCTGATCCGAGTAGTTAACCCGGCGTTCCCTGAGGGCATGATGCTGGCCATCCTGTTCGGCAATCTGTTTGCGCCGCTGATCGACTACTTCGTCGTACAGGCGAATATCAAACGGAGGGTTCTACGCAATGGCTGCTAA
- a CDS encoding NADH:ubiquinone reductase (Na(+)-transporting) subunit D, with translation MSGMNAEVKEVLAKPIFRNNPIALQILGICSALAVTSNLKVTIVMCLALTSVTAFSNLFVSMIRNYIPNSIRMIAQMVVIASLVIVVDQILRAYAYEISKQLSVFVGLIITNCIVMGRAEAYAMKNPPMMSFLDGIGNGLGYSAMLLSVGFIRELFGSGSLFGFEILPLVTNGGWYQSNGLLLLPPSAFFVIGMLIWALRTWKKDQVEAAEFKLAPNSKKEAI, from the coding sequence ATGTCTGGAATGAATGCTGAAGTTAAAGAAGTTCTAGCGAAGCCGATCTTTCGCAATAACCCGATTGCGTTGCAGATCCTGGGCATCTGTTCAGCACTAGCGGTCACTTCGAATCTGAAAGTGACTATCGTCATGTGCCTGGCGTTAACCAGTGTAACGGCGTTTTCCAACCTGTTCGTATCAATGATCCGTAACTACATCCCTAACAGCATTCGTATGATTGCGCAGATGGTAGTTATTGCTTCACTGGTCATCGTGGTGGATCAGATACTGCGTGCATATGCCTACGAAATCAGTAAACAGCTGTCTGTTTTCGTTGGTCTTATCATTACCAACTGTATCGTGATGGGGCGTGCAGAAGCCTACGCCATGAAAAACCCACCGATGATGTCTTTCCTTGATGGTATCGGTAACGGTCTGGGCTATAGTGCCATGCTGTTGTCTGTAGGCTTTATTCGTGAGTTGTTTGGGTCGGGTAGTCTGTTTGGCTTTGAGATACTGCCACTGGTCACCAATGGTGGCTGGTATCAGAGCAATGGTCTGCTGCTGCTTCCTCCATCAGCATTCTTTGTTATTGGTATGCTGATCTGGGCACTGCGTACCTGGAAGAAAGACCAGGTTGAGGCGGCCGAATTCAAGCTGGCACCCAACTCCAAGAAGGAGGCCATCTGA
- the nqrE gene encoding NADH:ubiquinone reductase (Na(+)-transporting) subunit E → MEHYISLLVRAVFVENMALSFFLGMCTFLAISKKIQTAIGLGVAVTVVLAITTPVNNLLYRYVLADGALSWAGMPNVDLSFLGLISYIGVIAAIVQILEMFLDKYVPSLYNALGVFLPLIAVNCAIMGAALFMVERDYNFGESVVYGIGAGLGWALAIAALAGIREKLKYSDVPGGLRGLGITFITAGLMALGFMSFSGVQL, encoded by the coding sequence ATGGAGCACTACATTAGCTTGCTGGTTCGTGCCGTATTCGTCGAGAACATGGCACTGTCGTTCTTCCTCGGTATGTGTACCTTCCTGGCGATCTCGAAGAAGATTCAGACTGCTATTGGTCTGGGTGTTGCGGTAACAGTGGTTCTTGCAATCACCACGCCGGTAAACAATCTGCTTTATCGCTATGTACTTGCAGATGGTGCCTTGTCATGGGCAGGCATGCCCAATGTTGATCTGAGCTTCCTGGGTTTGATCAGCTATATCGGTGTTATCGCCGCTATCGTGCAGATTCTGGAAATGTTCCTCGATAAGTATGTGCCGTCGCTGTATAACGCCCTGGGCGTGTTCCTGCCTTTGATCGCAGTAAACTGTGCCATCATGGGGGCGGCGCTGTTTATGGTCGAGCGTGACTATAACTTTGGGGAAAGTGTGGTGTATGGCATTGGCGCCGGTCTTGGCTGGGCGCTGGCTATTGCTGCACTGGCTGGTATCCGTGAGAAGCTGAAGTACAGCGATGTGCCGGGTGGCCTGCGTGGTTTGGGGATTACCTTTATCACTGCTGGTCTGATGGCGCTGGGCTTCATGTCCTTCTCTGGCGTACAACTGTAA
- a CDS encoding Na(+)-translocating NADH-quinone reductase subunit A — protein MIKISRGLDLPIAGEPVQKIEAALSARTVALVGSDYHGMKPTMAVREGDQVKLGQVLFSDKKTPGVHYTAPASGVVKEINRGEKRVFQSLVIEVAKDESDAITFNSYTAEQLAGLDRQQVISNLVDSGLWTALRTRPYSKVPSPESAPIAVFVTAIDTSPLAADPQVVIAEHADDFVRGQVILSKLTDGKLYVCKAPGANVPAASQATVEEFGGMHPAGNPGTHIHFLDPVGPNRAAWYIGYQDVIAVGKLFTTGKLWVERVVAVAGPQAKSPRLLRTRLGASVAELCQNEQKSGDNRLISGSVFSGRTCRGVNSYLGRYHTLISILLEGKARDFMGWITLGGERYSLLNVLSSAFSRSRKLSLTTTTNGSERAMVPVGQFEEVMPLDILPTQLLRALVVGDIDTAIKLGCLELDEEDLALCTFACTGKYEYGPILRDNLTRIELEG, from the coding sequence ATGATCAAGATCAGTCGTGGTCTGGATCTGCCTATTGCCGGCGAGCCCGTACAGAAGATAGAGGCAGCTCTTTCTGCTCGTACGGTGGCACTGGTGGGTTCCGACTATCACGGAATGAAACCTACCATGGCCGTCCGGGAAGGCGATCAGGTCAAACTTGGCCAGGTGTTGTTTTCTGATAAGAAAACACCAGGCGTTCATTACACCGCTCCTGCTTCGGGAGTCGTGAAAGAAATCAATCGTGGTGAAAAGCGCGTTTTCCAGTCTTTGGTGATCGAAGTTGCCAAGGATGAAAGCGATGCCATCACTTTCAATAGTTACACTGCTGAGCAACTGGCGGGATTGGATCGACAGCAGGTTATTTCCAACCTTGTTGACTCTGGCCTCTGGACTGCACTGCGTACACGTCCCTACAGTAAGGTACCATCTCCTGAATCTGCTCCCATTGCAGTGTTTGTAACTGCAATCGATACCAGCCCACTGGCTGCAGATCCACAAGTCGTTATTGCTGAGCATGCTGATGACTTCGTCAGAGGGCAAGTGATTCTGTCCAAGCTGACCGATGGCAAACTCTATGTATGTAAAGCTCCCGGAGCCAATGTTCCTGCTGCTTCTCAGGCGACGGTGGAAGAGTTCGGCGGGATGCATCCTGCTGGTAACCCCGGCACCCACATCCATTTCCTAGATCCTGTTGGGCCAAATCGTGCTGCCTGGTATATCGGTTATCAGGACGTGATTGCTGTTGGTAAGCTATTTACCACCGGTAAATTGTGGGTAGAGCGTGTGGTTGCCGTTGCCGGACCGCAGGCTAAATCACCGCGTTTGTTGCGTACTCGTTTGGGCGCCAGCGTTGCTGAACTGTGCCAGAACGAACAGAAGTCTGGTGACAACCGTCTGATCTCTGGCTCAGTGTTCAGTGGTCGTACCTGTCGCGGTGTTAACAGTTATCTGGGTCGTTACCACACCCTGATCAGCATTCTGCTGGAAGGTAAAGCACGCGACTTCATGGGCTGGATTACTTTGGGTGGTGAGCGTTACTCATTGCTGAACGTACTGTCTTCGGCTTTTAGTCGTTCACGTAAGCTGAGTCTGACGACGACGACCAATGGTTCAGAGCGTGCCATGGTGCCGGTGGGCCAGTTCGAAGAAGTGATGCCTCTGGATATCCTGCCAACCCAGTTGTTGCGTGCGCTGGTCGTCGGCGATATCGATACTGCCATCAAGTTGGGCTGTCTGGAGCTGGATGAAGAAGACCTGGCACTTTGTACCTTTGCCTGTACCGGCAAGTATGAGTACGGTCCCATTCTGCGTGACAACCTGACCCGCATTGAGCTAGAGGGGTAG